The following are from one region of the Etheostoma spectabile isolate EspeVRDwgs_2016 chromosome 15, UIUC_Espe_1.0, whole genome shotgun sequence genome:
- the smurf1 gene encoding E3 ubiquitin-protein ligase SMURF1 isoform X1, with translation MSNPGTRRNGSSIKIRLTVLCAKNLAKKDFFRLPDPFAKVVVDGSGQCHSTDTVKSTLDPKWNQHYDLYIGKTDSITISIWNHKKIHKRQGAGFLGCIRLLSNAISRLKDTGYQRLDLCKLNPSDSDAVRGQIVVSLQTRDRIGSGGPVVDCRGLLENDGPVFEGCFSEEPLPYSDPTGAAGGGNCRLDSPSQEGRLQTQRIRGQDSRGHGHTPQNRPHGHQPPDLPEGYEQRTTVQGQVYFLHTQTGVSTWHDPRIPRDLASVSCEELGPLPVGWEVRSTVSGRIYFVDHNNRTTQFTDPRLHTIISQQSQAKESSQAPPMDVGGEEGGGGGVGGGGDGDVAARYERDLVHKLKLLRHELSLQQPQAGHCRIEVSREEIFEESYRQIMKMRPKDLKKRLMVKFRGEEGLDYGGVAREWLYLLCHEMLNPYYGLFQYSTDNIYTLQINPDSSINPDHLSYFHFVGRVMGLAVFHGHYINGSFTLPFYKQLLGKPIQLNDLETTDPELHKSLVWILENDITSVLDHTFCVEHNAFGKFLQHELKPNGRNIPVTEENKKEYVRLYVNWRFMRGIEAQFLALQKGFSELIPQHLLKPFDHKELELIIGGLGKIDLADWKTNTRLKHCTSESNVVRWFWQAVEAFSEERRGRLLQFVTGSTRVPLQGFKALQGSTGSAGPRLFTIHLIDANTDNLPKAHTCFNRIDIPPYESYEKLYEKLLTAVEETCGFAVE, from the exons TATTATGTGCCAAGAACCTCGCAAAGAAAGACTTCTTTC GCCTGCCAGATCCATTTGCCAAGGTTGTGGTGGACGGATCAGGTCAATGCCACTCTACAGACACAGTCAAGAGCACACTGGACCCCAAATGGAATCAGCACTACGACCT ctaCATTGGAAAGACAGACTCCATCACCATCAGTATATGGAACCACAAGAAGATCCATAAAAGACAGGGGGCGGGCTTCCTGGGCTGCATACGACTGCTTTCCAACGCCATCAGCAGGCTAAAAGACACAGGAT ACCAGCGTCTAGATCTATGTAAGCTGAACCCCTCGGACAGTGACGCAGTGCGGGGGCAGATAGTAG TGAGCTTACAGACGCGAGACCGTATCGGCAGCGGAGGCCCTGTGGTGGACTGCAGAGGCCTTTTGGAAAATGATGG GCCTGTGTTCGAGGGATGTTTCAGTGAAGAGCCGCTGCCCTACTCCGACCCCACGGGTGCGGCGGGGGGCGGGAACTGTCGGCTTGACTCACCCAGTCAGGAGGGCCGTCTTCAGACGCAGAGAATCAGAGGGCAGGACTCCAGAGGCCATGGACACACCCCTCAGAACAGACCGCATGGGCACCAACCGCCTGACCTGCCAGAGGGATACG AGCAACGAACAACAGTGCAGGGCCAGGTGTACTTCCTCCACACACAGACGGGCGTCAGCACCTGGCACGACCCTCGGATACCGCG GGACCTGGCCAGTGTGAGCTGTGAGGAGCTTGGGCCTTTGCCAGTGGGCTGGGAGGTCCGGAGCACCGTGTCAGGCCGGATCTACTTTGTGGACCACAACAACCGCACAACACAGTTCACAGACCCGCGCCTACATACCATTATCAG CCAGCAATCCCAAGCGAAGGAATCCTCGCAAGCCCCCCCGATGGATGTGGGGGGTGAGGAAGGGGGAGGTGGCGGAGTGGGCGGCGGAGGAGATGGAGACGTGGCAGCGCGCTACGAGAGAGACTTGGTCCATAAATTGAAGCTGCTCCGCCACGAGCTGTCCTTGCAGCAGCCTCAAGCAGGACACTGTCGCATAGAGGTGTCCCGGGAGGAGATCTTTGAG gAGTCATATCGACAGATAATGAAGATGAGGCCCAAGGACTTGAAGAAGCGTCTGATGGTGAAGTTCAGGGGAGAGGAGGGCCTGGACTACGGTGGGGTGGCCAG GGAGTGGCTGTACCTGCTGTGTCATGAAATGTTGAACCCCTATTACGGCCTGTTCCAGTACTCCACAGACAATATCTACACACTACAGATCAACCCCGACTCCTCCATCAACCCT GACCACCTGTCATATTTCCACTTTGTGGGCCGTGTGATGGGCCTGGCCGTTTTTCATGGTCACTACATCAACGGGAGCTTCACGCTGCCCTTCTACAAACAGCTGCTAGGCAAACCCATCCAGCTCAACGACCTGGAGACGACCGACCCCGAGTTGCACAAGAGCCTCGTCTGGATATT AGAGAATGACATCACGTCAGTCCTCGACCACACTTTCTGCGTGGAGCACAACGCCTTTGGGAAGTTCTTGCAACATGAACTCAAACCTAATGGCCGCAATATCCCTGTCACTGAGGAGAACAAAAAAGAATACGTCAG ACTTTATGTAAACTGGAGGTTTATGCGTGGAATTGAAGCCCAGTTTCTGGCTCTACAGAAGGGATTCAGTGAACTCATCCCCCAGCACCTCCTCAAACCTTTCGACCATAAAGAACTTGAG ttgATCATCGGTGGACTGGGGAAAATAGATCTTGCAGACTGGAAGACTAACACCCGCCTGAAGCACTGCACAAGTGAAAGCAACGTGGTGCGGTGGTTCTGGCAGGCAGTGGAGGCCTTCagcgaggagaggagagggcgCCTCCTGCAGTTTGTCACAGGCTCCACCAGGGTCCCCTTACAAGGGTTCAAAGCGTTGCAGG gTTCTACAGGTTCTGCAGGACCAAGGCTCTTCACCATCCATTTGATAGACGCCAACACAGACAACCTGCCCAAGGCTCACACCTG TTTTAACCGGATAGACATCCCTCCCTACGAGTCTTACGAGAAGCTCTATGAGAAACTGCTGACGGCTGTGGAGGAGACCTGCGGCTTCGCTGTGGAGTGA
- the smurf1 gene encoding E3 ubiquitin-protein ligase SMURF1 isoform X2 — translation MSNPGTRRNGSSIKIRLTVLCAKNLAKKDFFRLPDPFAKVVVDGSGQCHSTDTVKSTLDPKWNQHYDLYIGKTDSITISIWNHKKIHKRQGAGFLGCIRLLSNAISRLKDTGYQRLDLCKLNPSDSDAVRGQIVVSLQTRDRIGSGGPVVDCRGLLENDGPVFEGCFSEEPLPYSDPTGAAGGGNCRLDSPSQEGRLQTQRIRGQDSRGHGHTPQNRPHGHQPPDLPEGYEQRTTVQGQVYFLHTQTGVSTWHDPRIPRDLASVSCEELGPLPVGWEVRSTVSGRIYFVDHNNRTTQFTDPRLHTIISQQSQAKESSQAPPMDVGGEEGGGGGVGGGGDGDVAARYERDLVHKLKLLRHELSLQQPQAGHCRIEVSREEIFEESYRQIMKMRPKDLKKRLMVKFRGEEGLDYGGVAREWLYLLCHEMLNPYYGLFQYSTDNIYTLQINPDSSINPDHLSYFHFVGRVMGLAVFHGHYINGSFTLPFYKQLLGKPIQLNDLETTDPELHKSLVWILENDITSVLDHTFCVEHNAFGKFLQHELKPNGRNIPVTEENKKEYVRLYVNWRFMRGIEAQFLALQKGFSELIPQHLLKPFDHKELELIIGGLGKIDLADWKTNTRLKHCTSESNVVRWFWQAVEAFSEERRGRLLQFVTGSTRVPLQGFKALQGSAGPRLFTIHLIDANTDNLPKAHTCFNRIDIPPYESYEKLYEKLLTAVEETCGFAVE, via the exons TATTATGTGCCAAGAACCTCGCAAAGAAAGACTTCTTTC GCCTGCCAGATCCATTTGCCAAGGTTGTGGTGGACGGATCAGGTCAATGCCACTCTACAGACACAGTCAAGAGCACACTGGACCCCAAATGGAATCAGCACTACGACCT ctaCATTGGAAAGACAGACTCCATCACCATCAGTATATGGAACCACAAGAAGATCCATAAAAGACAGGGGGCGGGCTTCCTGGGCTGCATACGACTGCTTTCCAACGCCATCAGCAGGCTAAAAGACACAGGAT ACCAGCGTCTAGATCTATGTAAGCTGAACCCCTCGGACAGTGACGCAGTGCGGGGGCAGATAGTAG TGAGCTTACAGACGCGAGACCGTATCGGCAGCGGAGGCCCTGTGGTGGACTGCAGAGGCCTTTTGGAAAATGATGG GCCTGTGTTCGAGGGATGTTTCAGTGAAGAGCCGCTGCCCTACTCCGACCCCACGGGTGCGGCGGGGGGCGGGAACTGTCGGCTTGACTCACCCAGTCAGGAGGGCCGTCTTCAGACGCAGAGAATCAGAGGGCAGGACTCCAGAGGCCATGGACACACCCCTCAGAACAGACCGCATGGGCACCAACCGCCTGACCTGCCAGAGGGATACG AGCAACGAACAACAGTGCAGGGCCAGGTGTACTTCCTCCACACACAGACGGGCGTCAGCACCTGGCACGACCCTCGGATACCGCG GGACCTGGCCAGTGTGAGCTGTGAGGAGCTTGGGCCTTTGCCAGTGGGCTGGGAGGTCCGGAGCACCGTGTCAGGCCGGATCTACTTTGTGGACCACAACAACCGCACAACACAGTTCACAGACCCGCGCCTACATACCATTATCAG CCAGCAATCCCAAGCGAAGGAATCCTCGCAAGCCCCCCCGATGGATGTGGGGGGTGAGGAAGGGGGAGGTGGCGGAGTGGGCGGCGGAGGAGATGGAGACGTGGCAGCGCGCTACGAGAGAGACTTGGTCCATAAATTGAAGCTGCTCCGCCACGAGCTGTCCTTGCAGCAGCCTCAAGCAGGACACTGTCGCATAGAGGTGTCCCGGGAGGAGATCTTTGAG gAGTCATATCGACAGATAATGAAGATGAGGCCCAAGGACTTGAAGAAGCGTCTGATGGTGAAGTTCAGGGGAGAGGAGGGCCTGGACTACGGTGGGGTGGCCAG GGAGTGGCTGTACCTGCTGTGTCATGAAATGTTGAACCCCTATTACGGCCTGTTCCAGTACTCCACAGACAATATCTACACACTACAGATCAACCCCGACTCCTCCATCAACCCT GACCACCTGTCATATTTCCACTTTGTGGGCCGTGTGATGGGCCTGGCCGTTTTTCATGGTCACTACATCAACGGGAGCTTCACGCTGCCCTTCTACAAACAGCTGCTAGGCAAACCCATCCAGCTCAACGACCTGGAGACGACCGACCCCGAGTTGCACAAGAGCCTCGTCTGGATATT AGAGAATGACATCACGTCAGTCCTCGACCACACTTTCTGCGTGGAGCACAACGCCTTTGGGAAGTTCTTGCAACATGAACTCAAACCTAATGGCCGCAATATCCCTGTCACTGAGGAGAACAAAAAAGAATACGTCAG ACTTTATGTAAACTGGAGGTTTATGCGTGGAATTGAAGCCCAGTTTCTGGCTCTACAGAAGGGATTCAGTGAACTCATCCCCCAGCACCTCCTCAAACCTTTCGACCATAAAGAACTTGAG ttgATCATCGGTGGACTGGGGAAAATAGATCTTGCAGACTGGAAGACTAACACCCGCCTGAAGCACTGCACAAGTGAAAGCAACGTGGTGCGGTGGTTCTGGCAGGCAGTGGAGGCCTTCagcgaggagaggagagggcgCCTCCTGCAGTTTGTCACAGGCTCCACCAGGGTCCCCTTACAAGGGTTCAAAGCGTTGCAGG GTTCTGCAGGACCAAGGCTCTTCACCATCCATTTGATAGACGCCAACACAGACAACCTGCCCAAGGCTCACACCTG TTTTAACCGGATAGACATCCCTCCCTACGAGTCTTACGAGAAGCTCTATGAGAAACTGCTGACGGCTGTGGAGGAGACCTGCGGCTTCGCTGTGGAGTGA